Within Desulfobacter sp., the genomic segment CGGCGGCCTGATCATGGGTCTGGGCCATGCCGTGTACCAGACCGATGATCCCCGGGCCATTATCCTGGCCCCCATGAGCAGACGGATGGGCGAACTGGCCGGGGATACCAAATGGTACGAATTGTCAAAGGCCCTGGAAGTCAGGGGCAAGGCCGCTTTTAAGGAAAGAAAGCAGCGGGAGATCTTCTGCAATGTGGATTTTTATTCCGCCTCCCTCTTTTATTCCATGGGTATTGCCATGGACCTGTTTACCCCGCTCTTTGCCGTATCCCGGGTCAGCGGATGGACTGCCCACGTGATTGAGGAGCAGTTTGCCATGGCAGCCCCCAAGCCCTCCCTTTACCGGCCCGGCGCCGCATATGTGGGCGATTACTGCGGCCCGGATGAATGTTCATACACTGAGATTGATGACAGATAACTTGAAAATAACCTGCAAACAGAGAAATCAATAAGGACAAAACATGAAAAAATGGCAGTGTTCGGTATGTAAATACATCCATGAAGGGGATGAACCCCCTGAAAAATGCCCGGTCTGCGGCGTGCCGGCAAGTAAATTCGTCCTCCTGGAAGATCCGGAGGAGGCAAAAGCTGAAGAAAAGCCCCCGGAACCCAAGAAGGCGGCACCGGAACCCGGGCCGGAACAACCTGTCCCTGAACCGGAGAGCGAGCCGGAACCGGCCACCCTTTACGGGAAACTGACGGCCCTGATGGTCAAACACCATGCCCACCCCGTCACCGTCCACACCCCCAACGGGATTCTGCCGGCAGCCGTGATCCTCTTTATCCTGGCCTGGCTCTTTGACTCCACCCTGCTGGTCAAGGCGGGATTCATCAATCTCATCTTTGTGATCCTGGCCCTGCCCGTCGTCCTTTTTACAGGCATTCTGGAATGGCAGAAAAAGTACATGGGCGCCATGAGCAGCCTGTTTAAAACAAAAATACTGGCAGCCGCCGTCACGGCCACCTCCTGCGCCATATCCGTGATCTGGTACCTGGCTGACCCAAAGGTGCTGGAATCCCCCAAGGCCTGGGTCTTCATCCTCCTGAACCTGGTCATGCTGGCCGCCGCAGGCATTGCCGGCCATATCGGAGGGAAACTGGTATTTAAGGATTAATGCGCCACCAGGGGCATGAGAACATGGGGGCCGGAAGTTATGGCGTTCCGGCCCTTTGTTTTATCATATCTCGATCACCAGCCCCACGGGGCAATGGTCAGACCCGAAAATGTCATTGTCAATAAAGGCCTCTTTCACAACACCCTTTTCAATGAGATCCTCTGTCACGAAAAAATAATCAATGCGCCATCCTGCATTGTTTTTCCGGGCGTTGAACCGATAGGACCACCAGGAATACTTCACCGCTTCGGGATGAAAATGGCGGAAGGTATCCACATACCCCATGTCCACCATCCGGTCCAGCACATCCCGTTCAATGCGGAGGAATCCGGAGCGCTTGGAATTGGGTTTGGGATTCTTCAGGTCGATTTCATTGTGGGCCGTATTGAAATCCCCGGTGACGATCAGGCTCTTACCCTCATCCCGGAGACCCTGGGCGTAATCCAGAAACCAGTCGTAGAAATTCAGCTTGTACGCCAGCCGCTCCTCGCTCATCTGCCCGTTGGGGAAATAGATATTGAACAGGGTAAACCCGTCAAAATCCATCTGGATGACCCGCCCTTCCCCATCATATTCAGGAACGCCGAACTCGGTCTTTACCCCATTGGGTTTGGGCTTGCAATAGGCCGCCACCCCGGAGTACCCCTTTTTCACCGTTGAATAGGCCCAGAAATCCTCATAGGGAGAAAACCGGATCATTTCTTCGGTTCTCTGGTTTTCCTGGAGTTTGGTCTCCTGGAGCATGAGAATATCCGGGTCCATCCGTTCCACTGAATCAAAAAAATCCTTTTTCAGGACCGCCCTGAAGCCGTTGACATTCCATGATACCAGCCTGAGTCTCTTTTTATCTGCCATACCCACCTGCCTGTCAGTTTATCGCAAAAAAACTGCGGGGGAATTGATGGTGCATCAATTCCCCCGCAATCCGAACTTATTATTTTTATTCTTGAATGAAGGTTCGCCCGGATGCAAGGCGCAAGCAATTTTAAACCCGGAGCGTACCAACGTACGCGGGGAGTTTACAATTGTGGCCCAACAAAGCAGATGGGTGAACCTTCATTACAAAAATTAGCCGTCCTGGTCTGCCAGATAGTCGTCATACATGGATTCCAGGGCCAGCTTATGCTTGGATTCCTCCTGGACCAGGATTTCAAAAACCTTTTTGGCATCGGCATTGTCGGTCTGGCCCGCCAGTGAGCTGTAGAGCTTGACGGCCTTTTCTTCCCGTTTCATGGCCAGTTTGAGGATTTCGGGCATGGGCATGCCTTCTTCATACTCGGTCTCTACCATATAATCGCTGATCTTCAGATCGGTAACCGGTTTAAACTCATAGGACTCAATCTTTTCCTTGTTGCCGGAGATATCCGAAAGAAGCGCCACATGCTTTTCTTCTTCCTTTGAAAAATTCACAAAGGTCTCTTTCAAAGATTCCCGGGTGGCTTCTTTTGCCAGGGACGCATAAAAGGCAACCGCTTCTTTTTCTCTGTCAATGGCAAATTGCAGTATTTCATCTACGGATCCGAAATTCATATTCGTCTACCTCCTTTTAATGAGTTTTTATATTCTGACTGATATCTATAGTACTACCTGCTATACCATTTTTACCCTAAATATCAATATCCAATCGGGAATTTATCCTTATTCTCCTGTTATTATCAGCAATTTGTATACCAGATTAATGAGAATATAGACACCCTATTCATTCTCCGGTCCTTTTTTGGGGACGGATGGGCCACCGGCCTGGTAGATCCGGCCCAAGGCCTTTTCTGCCGCATGGTAACGAAATGAAAACCCGGCCGATTCAAGTGCGGTGGGAAGGACTTTCTGACTCTGGAGCAGGGAGGCGCCAAGTTCCCCCATCACCAGTTTGACCATAAAGGAAGGGGCGGGCATAAAGGCGGGCCGGTTCATGGCGCGCCCCAAAGCCCTGGCAAACTCCTTCTGCCGCAGCGGCTGCGGACCGGTAAAATTGAAGGTTCCGCCAGCCCCTTCGGCCATCAAAAAGGCCACGGCCCGGCCAAGATCCTCAATATGAATCCAGGGAAACCACTGCCGGCCTGATCCCAGGGGGCCGCCCACAAAGAATTTAAAGGCTTTGCCCATGACATTCAGGGCCCCTCCCCGGCCCAGAACAACGCCGAAGCGCATCAGGGCCACCTTTGCACCTTTTTTTTCTGCCCGGGCTGCCGCTGCCTCCCAATCCCTGCACACCCGTGCCAGAAAATCTTCTCCGCACGGTTCTGTCTCAGACACAAGTGTATCGCCCCTGTCTCCGTAAAACCCTGCGGCAGAGGCAGAAAGCAGGAGACCGGACCATTCTTCTCCCATGGCGGAAACCAAATTCCGGGTGGTCAGCACCCGGGAATCGTAGATGGCCTGTTTATAGGCCTTTGTCCAGGGGTGAAAAATGCTTCTGCCCGCAAGATTGATAATAATATCAGCGCCGGCAACCCCCTCCTGCCACGGTCCGGGCAGGGAGGTATCGGCACAAACCCATTTAAATTCGTCGTATTTTTGCTCAAAAGGATGGCGGGATGAGGTGCCCAGGCCTGTAACGTGATGGCCCTGTTCCAGGAGCGCCAGGGCCAGGTATCTGCCCACAAAACCCGAGGCGCCGGTGATCATAATTTTGTCCATGGAAAGTCTCCTCTAGTATCGGTGAAGGAATATATTCATATATAATCACGATATGGAATTCCACAAATAGGACTATAGGCAGGGAATGTTGAAAACGACCGGATTAAGATTCCAGGACACCGATATAGGTTTCCCCTGTTTCGATATAATAGATACCTTCGGATATATTGGTGATGTGGTCCCCAATGCGCTCCAGGCACCGGCCAATGAAAATCAGCTGGGTGCAGCTGTCAATCATACCGCTGTCCTTCTGCATCCGTTCCCTGAGACCGGTCATCAGCCGGGCAAATTTCCGGTCCACCACGTCGTCCCTGTGCCAGACCTCAATGGCATCATCAATATTCTGTTGGATAAACGCGGTCACGATATCGGCAATCATTTTCCGGCAGATCTTGCCGATTTCTCCGATTAATTGGACCGGGGC encodes:
- the xth gene encoding exodeoxyribonuclease III, whose amino-acid sequence is MADKKRLRLVSWNVNGFRAVLKKDFFDSVERMDPDILMLQETKLQENQRTEEMIRFSPYEDFWAYSTVKKGYSGVAAYCKPKPNGVKTEFGVPEYDGEGRVIQMDFDGFTLFNIYFPNGQMSEERLAYKLNFYDWFLDYAQGLRDEGKSLIVTGDFNTAHNEIDLKNPKPNSKRSGFLRIERDVLDRMVDMGYVDTFRHFHPEAVKYSWWSYRFNARKNNAGWRIDYFFVTEDLIEKGVVKEAFIDNDIFGSDHCPVGLVIEI
- a CDS encoding TIGR01777 family protein, translated to MDKIMITGASGFVGRYLALALLEQGHHVTGLGTSSRHPFEQKYDEFKWVCADTSLPGPWQEGVAGADIIINLAGRSIFHPWTKAYKQAIYDSRVLTTRNLVSAMGEEWSGLLLSASAAGFYGDRGDTLVSETEPCGEDFLARVCRDWEAAAARAEKKGAKVALMRFGVVLGRGGALNVMGKAFKFFVGGPLGSGRQWFPWIHIEDLGRAVAFLMAEGAGGTFNFTGPQPLRQKEFARALGRAMNRPAFMPAPSFMVKLVMGELGASLLQSQKVLPTALESAGFSFRYHAAEKALGRIYQAGGPSVPKKGPENE
- a CDS encoding ferritin family protein, giving the protein MNFGSVDEILQFAIDREKEAVAFYASLAKEATRESLKETFVNFSKEEEKHVALLSDISGNKEKIESYEFKPVTDLKISDYMVETEYEEGMPMPEILKLAMKREEKAVKLYSSLAGQTDNADAKKVFEILVQEESKHKLALESMYDDYLADQDG
- a CDS encoding rubredoxin, whose amino-acid sequence is MKKWQCSVCKYIHEGDEPPEKCPVCGVPASKFVLLEDPEEAKAEEKPPEPKKAAPEPGPEQPVPEPESEPEPATLYGKLTALMVKHHAHPVTVHTPNGILPAAVILFILAWLFDSTLLVKAGFINLIFVILALPVVLFTGILEWQKKYMGAMSSLFKTKILAAAVTATSCAISVIWYLADPKVLESPKAWVFILLNLVMLAAAGIAGHIGGKLVFKD